From the Ictalurus furcatus strain D&B chromosome 19, Billie_1.0, whole genome shotgun sequence genome, one window contains:
- the dclre1c gene encoding protein artemis isoform X1, protein MSSFPGRMKEYPTISIDRFDRENLHARAFFLSHCHKDHMKGLKGPLLKRKLKFSLTVKLYCSFVTKELLLNNPKYGFWEDRIVALELDSPTHISLTDEVTGEAEDVVVTLLPAGHCPGSVMFLFEGAQGTVLYTGDFRLAAGDVARMEHLHSGNRVKDIQSVYLDSTFYDPRFYQIPSREACLAGIRKLVQDWICLSKYHVVWLNCKAAYGYEYLFTNLGQEFNSQVHVNSLNMYKQMPEILDHVTTNRATQIHACRHPKDDELFRANRLPCGSLAPDGTPLRIISIKPSTMWFGERTRKTNVIVKMGGSSYRACFSFHSSYSEIKDFISYINPVNIYPNVVPLGRTVEDVTKILNLLRRNSERTEVVYKPLGKLKRARIKSASQGSDSDDELFGEVAVTPMRKKLAVNEEKEDHSPKKSDLEVIETQILPQLQASAQTSNYMDCTESNDDDDDDDDDDGGGDDVEEEHPACQSSGDATPTPSGLGMSPPPPKPAPPSWSTFFTVEPVVTDDSCELENSQNSQTLSTDHTTSQSPELFNDDDESESGHVTSSQSTYVSEAALESLSQLDTVPVQCNATHTGNVCHLSVDTQPDLTDRHQDQCDVTDHTEPVSDSQVSSDFDLPMTPGSKAPQPEELKELYRKLAAGEDMTTKNHQQGSV, encoded by the exons AAGGACCtttactgaaaagaaaattaaagttTAG CTTAACTGTAAAGTTGTACTGCTCGTTTGTCACGAAGGAGCTCCTACTCAATAATCCAAAATATGGCTTCTGGGAAGACCGCATT GTTGCTCTTGAATTGGACAGTCCGACACATATATCACTGACTGATGAAGTTACAGGAGAG GCGGAAGATGTTGTTGTGACGTTGTTGCCGGCTGGACATTGCCCTGGATCAGTCAT gtttctcTTTGAGGGGGCCCAGGGCACCGTGCTGTACACTGGGGATTTCCGATTGGCTGCTGGAGATGTAGCGAGGATGGAACACCTGCACTCTGGAAACAG AGTAAAAGACATTCAGAGTGTGTATTTAGACAGCACCTTCTACGACCCCAGGTTCTATCAGATCCCTAGCAGG GAGGCTTGTCTGGCTGGTATCAGGAAGCTGGTTCAAGATTGGATTTGTCTGAGTAAATATCATGTAGTTTGGTTGAACTGCAAAGCAGCATATGGTTATGAATACCTCTTCACCAATCTGGGGCAGGAATTTAATTCACAG GTCCATGTGAACAGCTTGAATATGTACAAACAAATGCCAGAAATCCTGGATCACGTGACCACAAACCGAGCAACACAGATCCACGCCTGCAGGCACCCCAAG GACGATGAGTTGTTCAGGGCGAACAGACTGCCATGTGGCTCTTTAGCTCCAGATGGTACACCACTGCGCATTATCAGCATCAAACCTTCCACTATGTGGTTTGGAGAACGGACCAGGAAGACCAACGTCATCGTCAA GATGGGGGGAAGCTCCTACAGGGCTTGTTTCTCTTTTCATTCCTCATACTCTGAG ATCAAGGATTTCATCTCCTACATCAATCCCGTTAATATCTACCCTAACGTGGTTCCATTGGGCCGAACCGTGGAGGACGTCACCAAGAT ACTGAATCTTTTGCGTAGAAATTCAGAAAGGACAGAGGTCGTCTATAAGCCTCTTGGGAAGCTGAAACGAGCCAGAATAAAGTCCGCATCGCAAG GCTCAGACAGTGATGACGAGCTGTTTGGGGAAGTTGCTGTAACACCAATGAGAAAGAAGCTTGCTGTGAATGAGGAGAAAGAGGACCACAGCCCGAAAAAATCAGATCTCGAGGTCATAGAGACACAAATTCTACCACAGCTACAGGCTTCAGCTCAAACATCCAACTACATGGACTGCACAGAGTcaaacgatgatgatgatgatgatgatgatgatgatggtggtggtgatgacgTGGAGGAGGAACATCCTGCATGTCAGTCATCTGGGGATGCCACACCCACTCCATCTGGCTTAGGTATGTCCCCACCCCCTCCAAAGCCAGCTCCGCCCAGCTGGAGTACGTTCTTCACAGTAGAGCCGGTTGTGACCGATGACAGCTGTGAGCTGGAGAACAGTCAGAACAGCCAGACTCTGTCTACTGATCACACAACGTCGCAGTCCCCCGAGCTCTTCAATGATGATGACGAATCCGAGTCAGGTCATGTGACTTCCTCTCAGTCGACGTATGTATCGGAGGCAGCTTTAGAGAGCCTCAGCCAACTCGACACGGTGCCTGTACAGTGTAACGCCACGCACACAGGAAACGTTTGTCATTTGTCGGTTGACACACAACCGGATTTGACTGACCGTCACCAGGACCAGTGCGATGTCACAGACCACACAGAACCAGTTTCAGATTCACAAGTGTCATCTGATTTCGATCTGCCAATGACTCCGGGCTCCAAGGCTCCTCAGCCAGAGGAACTGAAGGAGCTGTACAGGAAGTTGGCAGCTGGAGAGGACATGACCACCAAAAATCATCAGCAGGGTTCAGTCTAA
- the dclre1c gene encoding protein artemis isoform X2, which yields MFLFEGAQGTVLYTGDFRLAAGDVARMEHLHSGNRVKDIQSVYLDSTFYDPRFYQIPSREACLAGIRKLVQDWICLSKYHVVWLNCKAAYGYEYLFTNLGQEFNSQVHVNSLNMYKQMPEILDHVTTNRATQIHACRHPKDDELFRANRLPCGSLAPDGTPLRIISIKPSTMWFGERTRKTNVIVKMGGSSYRACFSFHSSYSEIKDFISYINPVNIYPNVVPLGRTVEDVTKILNLLRRNSERTEVVYKPLGKLKRARIKSASQGSDSDDELFGEVAVTPMRKKLAVNEEKEDHSPKKSDLEVIETQILPQLQASAQTSNYMDCTESNDDDDDDDDDDGGGDDVEEEHPACQSSGDATPTPSGLGMSPPPPKPAPPSWSTFFTVEPVVTDDSCELENSQNSQTLSTDHTTSQSPELFNDDDESESGHVTSSQSTYVSEAALESLSQLDTVPVQCNATHTGNVCHLSVDTQPDLTDRHQDQCDVTDHTEPVSDSQVSSDFDLPMTPGSKAPQPEELKELYRKLAAGEDMTTKNHQQGSV from the exons AT gtttctcTTTGAGGGGGCCCAGGGCACCGTGCTGTACACTGGGGATTTCCGATTGGCTGCTGGAGATGTAGCGAGGATGGAACACCTGCACTCTGGAAACAG AGTAAAAGACATTCAGAGTGTGTATTTAGACAGCACCTTCTACGACCCCAGGTTCTATCAGATCCCTAGCAGG GAGGCTTGTCTGGCTGGTATCAGGAAGCTGGTTCAAGATTGGATTTGTCTGAGTAAATATCATGTAGTTTGGTTGAACTGCAAAGCAGCATATGGTTATGAATACCTCTTCACCAATCTGGGGCAGGAATTTAATTCACAG GTCCATGTGAACAGCTTGAATATGTACAAACAAATGCCAGAAATCCTGGATCACGTGACCACAAACCGAGCAACACAGATCCACGCCTGCAGGCACCCCAAG GACGATGAGTTGTTCAGGGCGAACAGACTGCCATGTGGCTCTTTAGCTCCAGATGGTACACCACTGCGCATTATCAGCATCAAACCTTCCACTATGTGGTTTGGAGAACGGACCAGGAAGACCAACGTCATCGTCAA GATGGGGGGAAGCTCCTACAGGGCTTGTTTCTCTTTTCATTCCTCATACTCTGAG ATCAAGGATTTCATCTCCTACATCAATCCCGTTAATATCTACCCTAACGTGGTTCCATTGGGCCGAACCGTGGAGGACGTCACCAAGAT ACTGAATCTTTTGCGTAGAAATTCAGAAAGGACAGAGGTCGTCTATAAGCCTCTTGGGAAGCTGAAACGAGCCAGAATAAAGTCCGCATCGCAAG GCTCAGACAGTGATGACGAGCTGTTTGGGGAAGTTGCTGTAACACCAATGAGAAAGAAGCTTGCTGTGAATGAGGAGAAAGAGGACCACAGCCCGAAAAAATCAGATCTCGAGGTCATAGAGACACAAATTCTACCACAGCTACAGGCTTCAGCTCAAACATCCAACTACATGGACTGCACAGAGTcaaacgatgatgatgatgatgatgatgatgatgatggtggtggtgatgacgTGGAGGAGGAACATCCTGCATGTCAGTCATCTGGGGATGCCACACCCACTCCATCTGGCTTAGGTATGTCCCCACCCCCTCCAAAGCCAGCTCCGCCCAGCTGGAGTACGTTCTTCACAGTAGAGCCGGTTGTGACCGATGACAGCTGTGAGCTGGAGAACAGTCAGAACAGCCAGACTCTGTCTACTGATCACACAACGTCGCAGTCCCCCGAGCTCTTCAATGATGATGACGAATCCGAGTCAGGTCATGTGACTTCCTCTCAGTCGACGTATGTATCGGAGGCAGCTTTAGAGAGCCTCAGCCAACTCGACACGGTGCCTGTACAGTGTAACGCCACGCACACAGGAAACGTTTGTCATTTGTCGGTTGACACACAACCGGATTTGACTGACCGTCACCAGGACCAGTGCGATGTCACAGACCACACAGAACCAGTTTCAGATTCACAAGTGTCATCTGATTTCGATCTGCCAATGACTCCGGGCTCCAAGGCTCCTCAGCCAGAGGAACTGAAGGAGCTGTACAGGAAGTTGGCAGCTGGAGAGGACATGACCACCAAAAATCATCAGCAGGGTTCAGTCTAA